The genomic interval TCCATTTGGTCTCTGCCACATCCTTGTTATTTCACCCACAGGGTCAGGCAGTTGTGCAACTTCCACAAGACCCTGTGCCATTTCATTTATCCGTTTTTCGTTCAAGGTTAATCTATCGATAAGAGCCTTTGAAAGTCCTTTTTTTTCAGCATATTGTATATCTTTTTTGTTTTCTGAAATAAGCTCCTCTGCCCTTTTTTTGATCGCCTCTGCCATCTTTACAAGGGCAGCATTTTTCTGACTTGACGATGCATTTGCAATGCTCCTCGCACCTTCTTTTGCTTCCTTTGCCTTGTTAAGAACAAATTGCTTTATATCCATATAGCCTCCGCCTTTAAAACAGGTTAAGGCTAAGGTTAAGAAATGATTAGTTTTTTTTCTAAACCTTAACCTCAACCTTGACCTGTTTTTTTAATTATCCTCAAAATAAACCTCAAAATCAATATTTTTTATCAACCTGATTTTTATCATAGGATATTAGAATAAAATATTTGTTATAATAAATCCAAATTTAATTGAATAATTTTTAGGAGGTTTTTATGGCAAAAACACCAGTAGTTGACACAGACCTTTGCATTGGGTGTGGCTCATGTGTTGAGGTATGTCCAGAAGTCTTTGAACTCAGGGATGATAAGGCATGGGTCATAGGACCAGACAAGTGCGATACTTGTAACTGCGAAGAAGCAGCAAATATTTGCCCTGTTGAAGCAATAAAATTTGAGTAATAAAGAAAGAAAGGCTGAAGGCTTAAACCTTCAGCCTTTCTTTTGCCATCTCTACAAATCCATAAACCTTGAGATCTATGTAATCTCCATTCTTCCTATAAGACTCCAGAGTTTTATATATATCTGGGAATGGTGTCTTTATCATCTCGATACTCTCACTCTCATCCGCAGGATACTTTTCTTT from Dissulfurispira thermophila carries:
- a CDS encoding ferredoxin, which encodes MAKTPVVDTDLCIGCGSCVEVCPEVFELRDDKAWVIGPDKCDTCNCEEAANICPVEAIKFE